The sequence below is a genomic window from Aspergillus nidulans FGSC A4 chromosome V.
TTCAAGCCGGACTCCGCGGGCGAGTCGTCGAGACTTTCACCTGGTTTCGGGGCAATATGATACGTCGTTTTGGTTTCCCAACCTGACTCTCGCCCCTCTCTGTCGGCCACTTGCTAGGCCAACACCGAGTCATTCCAACGTAACAGGGCTGTCACCAGCGCAGCAGAGACATGCAAGCCTGCCGCAGCGGTGTCACGATGGCTCAGGGTGAAGAGTGAGACAAGCCAGGACAAGGCGCTCCAAGCTTATCGTAAAAATCGTGATCTTCAAATTTCCTGCTGACAAGGTCGTATCGCTACGTCAGCGGTCTCAGACTATTTCGATCCCACTAGTAGAGAGGATCTACTCGGTAACCGGCTTCATTCACGGCAGTTGAATTTGATCAAGTTTCAGCCGCGCCTGAGACTGCCAATCCCGATTTCGGATTTACCGCTACTGTTGACGAATCGAGTGTCTCCACGATCTTGACAGGAAGCTCAGACCTTCCTGGATTCCTTCGACAAGCAGCTGGATCCTTCAGAAGCTCGTATCGCGTGGCGATGCAAACCCCTTCTATTCATAGCCTCAGACCGACTTTCAAGCGTCCCTTCTGAGGACGATGCAGCTCAGCCCCTTAAAGAGCAACTCTCTTCGTCTCGTTATCTCTCGGAACAAAAGCACTATGACACGTATCGAActcctggagctggtctCCACCCCCGCTTCCCTGACTTGCCTCAGCATGGTTTCCTGGTAGAGGCTCGGAAATCCATGCTCATGACTCAATGCTCGGGACCCCAGTCGCCATGCCAGCCAGTCGGCACCAGTATTCCGAAGAAACTAGAACAGCGGCCCGATGCGCTATCTATAGCATTCTGCGTGACTGTCGCGCCCGACGAACCTCCTCGCCGGATCCAGCGGGGACGTATTCTCGTCCTGCTCGTTTCTTTGTGTGGATCGTCGAGAATGCGATCAGAGCCAGTCGGTCACGATATCCCAAGTTCTCGTTTGAGGCAAGCAGAGGATTTACGCACAGAGCTGGTGGCGTATTGCCCAGCCAGATGAAGTGTCATGTGTGTATGTAGACACAGATGTAGATGTGGCATAGCCGAGACTCCGCACGGCTTCGGTCCCTACGACCGCCGTAACCATGCATGCCCATGAGGATGCGGTGGCCACTGGTTGTGAGCGATGAGACGATGTTACGGATCAGCTTGACGTCATTTTCCAGGCAGGTTGGAGAAGGGGCATTGCACGGTGAAGTCATGGGCATGGAGAGCTGTCATCATGGCGGGCGTAGTTGGCGGGGTGCACCAGTCGCCGCAGCGAGGACGGTGGAGGCGAGATGTTTGGTGGCTGCTTAGGGCTGCGTTCGGTCAATATACCGCTTGTAAAGCGTAATAATATGTAAAAGGCCATGGTATTGTTCTGTGGCCCAGGTGAGCAGCGAGAGAGCCCAGTCGGGTGCGAAAGTGATGTCGTGGTTGTCTGAAGGTGGGCAAAAAATCTAGCCCAGTGATGAGATGCCATCCATGGATAGCATCCGGACTCGTGCGAATGGTGACCGGTGCAGTAATCGAAGATCAGGCTTAGGGCTGATCCTAAGAGCTCTGGTCATGCCACCCTCAGCCCTAAGTACAGGGCTGATACTCAAATGCTCCTGGAGGCATGGTTGTTGGCAATCCTCCAGGTAGGATAAGGAATTATGTGAGATCCGGAACAAACAGGCGAGACCGGAATGTCTATCCTAGGTCTTAGTCGACAATGCTATTTTTATTTATGTAAATTCTATTTACCGACTCTGTACATGCATTGAAAATACCCGACGTATCCGAGCTGACTCAGAGGTCATTGGCTACTCCGTCTGTCGTTTATATTCGAAGATACTTGTGAATATCAAGCCAGAATATACATCAACTGATACTCTAGACAGTCAAGGACAGCCAACACTGAGCCGGATAAAGATTCAGTGCGTCTACTTGTCGACATATCCGTGCTGGCGTTCCCTAGGCCTGTTTGTATTATGTCTTGGAACCGACCATGCAGCTAGTGAGGCAGATGAAACAGCAAGTAGCTTCCATCTTGAAGGGTCTGCGCGTTTGGCTGACTGGTGGACGGGATAGTGCCCTTGATTATTTGAAGCCTGCTGGTAATTTGGTATTAGCATAATTATATATAGCGGAGAGATCTGCTGAGTTCCTGACCGGGACTGAATTAGCGGTGGTATCACATTACCCTATCGTTCTGCCCTACCTTTGTGGAGCGCTATGCGGTAATCAGCATAGGTAAACCACATAGACGTCGACTTCAGAGTCCTAGTCTATGCTGAGACAACCATACTGCTGATGTTCTCTACAGTGATGTACCTTAAGGTTTATCAAAAGCAATGCGACGCATCGTCCTCGTTACTGTTGCTTGCACCATTTGAGCCAAATAAATCGGGTCTGAGCAGAGAACCACTAGTTGCAGGCGGTTGTTTCATGCTTGACACCCCTGACCACTAGGTCAGAACAGGGGCCAGCCATACACGAAAGTTCTAGACTTCTCAAGCTCATATACTCTTAATCCTTTGCGCGCATTTACGGCGAGTGGGGACACGCATGTTCGATGTCACAACCTAGACGGTGTCTCGGTAGGTTCTTAATACCTGGTGATAGGTAGTCAATTTTTCCTTGTGCAATACTCGACCGAGGCTAAAGTATGCTAGACAGATACTGCATGGGTGCAATTTTACTTCTGTGCGATGGCGCACAAATGTCTCACTCGCCTAGAGTCTAGAAGAGGCCGTCCAGTCGGCAGAACCCCTTTACAAGAATTATTTCAGTAATATTGACGAGGTTCAAATTGCCGTCTCTTTTCATTGCACTGCGGGGCTCTCGAGGGGCCTCTCCTACTATAGACGAACCCCGATCTAGCGGAAAAGTGCAAGGCGCGAGACCAGCTTAGCCGAGGAAGTCTTAGGCGATGTAGACATAGGTCAACCAaaaggaagacgatgacatGTTCGTGCCTTTCTCCAATATTGACATGCATGGCCCAAATTTCTCGGAACCAAGTCGCTAGCGGGTCAAGGGACTAAGCGTGTCCAGACGACTTAGATGATGGTCTGAAACGCCCGTACTCTCGCGGATGCGACATGGTTTCAAAATATCTATAGATTATACGAAGATTCATTCCGGTTCACCCGAAGCTGAGCGACTATAGCCCGGGACTGGTATAATTGATGTTTGACGGTTTAGAACACTAAACCAGAAGATCACTATAGAATCCAATAGGGTCATACCCGATAGATTGTATAGCACTTCAGGGACCTAGGTTCATTGACTGGCTTGGTAGAAATATTACATTACTAGACGGAATGTCCAGAGAGATGCAACATGATTATGATCGTCAAAAGACAGAATTTCTCAACCGCCATCAGCTTGTGAAGTTTCTTGCACATAAGGTTAAAGAGTAATTCAATGAATGTGTGAATgacttccttcttctcataGGCAGATGTAGCAGGCTAGTTTTGTGAGCACGGCACATTATCTCCATTAATCGGGCTCGCCGGTCAATTAATCGCAATGCATTTTGTCCGTTATACGGCTGCGAGAATCAGAGTCGTGCATCGGCCTTCGATACAGCGAGATGGGCCTTGAAGGAGGTAGGAGCGACATGTTTCGTGGCCCCGATGTGGGTTGGAGCGGTATAGACATGTTTAGGGAGTAGCGGTTGATGCTCATGGCATCAAACATGATATTAGCCTAGTAGTCAGATTGGGATGTTTATGTAAGTTAGCCTAAAGGCGCTGTTAAGAATCTAACTAGTACGCTCCTCCCCTTGGTCTTCGAGTCTTAGGTCCTGGGTTTGTTCTTGAAGGCAGTTCTCACGAGGAATCTACAACTCCTTGCCTTGTCTGAACCAGAACACAGTTGGTGTGAAGATTCCAACGTCGCCCTCaaatctttctctttctgctaGGCGCAATATCCCAAGAGAACTATAAAGGTGCTAAGTGTCGAGAAGCACAACCTGACCATTGGATGTATTATTTGTAGGCTGAAGCAGATAATGGTGACTGAAGTGCAGTTGAGCGGACAGGAAACCCTGGTCTCCACATTCTATGGTTGTATATGATAACATGTCAGAGAAGTAGATATGGAAGCAGATTAATCCAGGAGACAAGCGATCTGTAACTACGAGGCAAGTAAATTTGACATCGTGAGATACTTATCAAGTTTATCCAAGGTTATCTGCAATGCAGAATCCGTAGTGAAAAACATAGTCAAGGTGATATACCAACCCTAACACTTGCATCAGCAAAGCTTATGCCAGTTGCAATCTGAGAGCAAAGCCATCTGTCTGACCCTATATGTGTGCTATAGAAGGTGGGCGTATACTAGCAGCAGGATGCAGACGGTTCCTGGAAGCGAATAGCGTCATCAAGCCTACAAATATAGAGATCCAGTGCAGTTTACAGTAAAACCAGGGTATCCCAAGGTAAGATCAATGATACATTATCTGCGTCTATGGAAATTGAACAGGCCTACTCATATCAATCCTGCTCATCACTGTAAGTTTCACTGGGTGTCCCTTCATTCGTATTCCCCAGCGGCCTCCTTAGTCCTAGCTTGAACCGCTCGACCCTActcatcttctcaagcacCATCGTATCAACTCTCAGCACGCTCTCACGATAAAGCGTCTGACTCTTCCAGTCGTAAGAGCATAGTAAGCCCCTCTGCATTCCGCCTTCACTCCCGCAAAGCACCAGGGCGACAGGAGGACGAACGGCGCTAAACAGCGTAACAGTCATGAGATTCGTGTCAACAAGTGTAAAcactttctcttctccatatcCTGAGCCTCGAGCCCTGATGATGATCTCACGGACCGCAGAATCCGCCATAGGATCCACGCCTATACATTCACCCTCCGTATTCTGATGTCTGGACAGCTCGCTCGAATACGGCGCCCACTTCAACCTACCTAGATCGGTTCCAAAAATATTCGTCTCAATCTCACCAATAGGCATATAACCCTCAAACCCAAagagccatggctgcgcaCGCCACGGCTTACCGATGTACAGCTTTGCCAATAGCCTCGGGGAAAGCAGAATCGTTATGATGGCAGGCCCCATGAGTAGCCATCCCAGTGCCGTTACCACTGCAAGAGACCCGCCCTGGGAATGACTGGTGGCGAGTAAGAACGCGCCAAGAACTAAAACACTCGGCATCGCACGCACAGCAACCCGAAAAACCATTCGCTTAATCGTGTTTCTCAGGAGCAGATTGACGGGGGTGAATGATTTCCACCGGATGGGCGCCGCAAAACCGCCGCCTAGGATTACAGTATCGTCTTCGCCAACCCCGTCTACCTGGCAAAGAGGCGTAATGTCCCAGAGATTTCGGCTCCAAGTATCATCTATGTCATGCCATTCCCAGGAGTCTTCTCGCTTGCGGCGGCTGGGGAGGAGACATATGAGGCGCTCCAGCAGCCGGTTACTGTCGTTGGCAAGAGATAGGCGGCAGAATTCCTGGAATGCGCTGTGGTTCCTGTTGACCCTTGGTCTGCGTCGCAGGAGGCCCATCAACACGTATGTTAGATCTCCCGGGAAAAAAGGAGCTGTGTTGTGTGCCCTGCCGCTGAGACATTGGAGCGCCAGGGTGACCAGTTCAAGCGGGCTGAGAAGGATAGAGCCCTCATAATGGTCAACCAGTTGACGTGAGACAGGGGCATCTGTCCATGCTACGGCGGGAAAATTGCGTTTTTGTAGATAGGTGGGGTTTGCCACATTCCCAGCGCGCATGTAGATGGCGAGAGGATGAGTGTTGGGACTCAAAAGCACTTCAGGGAATGTCCATATCCGCTCTCCCCAGTGCTGTAGCATGGCCTTCATGTTAAACTCTGCCGACGGATTGCTGATAGGAGGCCCGACAATGATGACGACTGAATGCGAGCCCCGAACGATATCGCTGATTCTATAAACATCCTCAGAATATTCCTCAGGATCGGGCATGCAACTGCACGAGATCCAGTATGCGGGCACACCGGCGCTCCGAACCGCCGCTTTTGCAACAGAATGAAGGTAATCCCAATCATCGGGACCGTCAAACTGCGCGGATGTGTAGGATATAAAAATGTACTCCAGAACAGCATCCCGGCCGTGCTGGGCTTCCCAGTCGGCGACTCTCACAATGTCGACGCTCCCGTTCTCAGCGGGAAAACAGAGATATCGCGGCCGAAGGGGACGCTCTGTGATGCCGTTTATCCCATCTGCAAGTGTTATTGCCGGGTCTGAGGACGTGGACGCCTCGAGCGGGTTACTCGGGATGTAGGAGTATCCCCAGAAGTGATATTTGAACTGCTCATAGAGGCCGTTGTTGCGCTTCTCGCCACCGAGATCAGCGGGAATAAAGAGCTGCATTATTAGCCACAGAGCGATCAAAGAATTAGATTAGGCATGTGAGTAGAAGCTCACCAACACGGCGATAGCCAAACATGCGGGAACCCACTTCAGACAAATCTCCAGCGACATCCCAttctccttcccttcaatatgtctcttAAGAACCCAATAGACAATCCGCAGCTGAATGGGCGTGACTTTGCGGATTCCTGTTCTCGCCCACGTCCCATTTCTGGGACCAAGACGCACGTCATCTGTGGCTTGCACAACCAGTCTTTTCAGGCGGCCGTCCGTAGAGCTGAGGTAGCGGTCGTCTTCACGGTGCCATTCGATACGACTTAGGACGTCTCGATGGCGGTGCTCAGTGTTGTCTCTGTATGTTAAGCCAGGGGGTTCAATAGGACGGTTATCGGTCCAGGGAAGGGGGATCTCATTAAATTTGACCGCGACCGTACGGATAACATTTCTGGGAAAGTCCAGGGAGTTCGGATGACTCTATatgagaagagggagataAAGGTCAGTGGCTATTACTTGTACTTTCTTTGGGCTCAGCAAAGTACTCACTTTTGGCTCTGCAAACCTGTTGCCATTAcggttggtgctggtgtCTGGATTGTCTGTAGTGTAAGAACTGAGGTCTATTCGATGTTCGCCAGTATTTAATGTATCTAGTACCAGAGGCTCCTGGGAAGAGGCTGCCTAGGAATCGTTAGCAACTTAAAGCCCTGGAGTATGCAAAAGACACGAGAATCTACGTACAAGCCGGTGTGATGAGCCTGCAACGAGGGCAGAATTGGAATCAGACATTTTCTGTTCGTTTGTGTCCTTCACTGCTGTGATGGGTTGGAGCACCTTGAGACTGCGATTTGACGGAGACTTCCAGCAACATGGGCAAACAAGGCAGACAAAGTAGTTGACAAGCAAAACAGGCTATCCCGCGGCTTTGTAGGAAGGAGGACGGCACGCCACTACTTGAGCCTCACGCCATGATTCAAACAGCCCGATTCAGTAGTTAGGGCTCAGAGCACTTTTCGCGGCAGATGACAGATCCCACAATCTAGGACTATTGCCATCCCCCACGCCACAGCGAACAAGCACAATGGTTCGCCGACTGCTAGAGCGATTCGCTCGAGCTAACCCCAGATGATCACTTTTAATGGTGATCGACGGTACTAGCAACACAGTGATAACACCAAAATGCATGCCGAGAAGACTGACAATCCTACGAGGCTGAGTGGCGGCGGGAAGCGGTATAATCCGCTGATTTGTAATGAAGTTAATGTGCATATCTATATTGATTGGACGGATTATATCACCTATGGTAGGGTGGGAAGGTTCAGCCGGTCAATTTATGTGAGTGAGGCTATGCGCTACATATCCGGATCTACACTTTGTCCTAGGGATCGGgcctccgccagctcgacgtACGCGTAAAGTCTGGGAGTTCAGTCGAGAGTGCGGTTCTTCGCTGTGTTGACCAGGGCAAGGACATgaaggagaacaaggagTGCTCATCCCTGTTTCTCTCACCCCGCGGCATGGAGAGCGCTGGAATTAGATGGCCCTGAGATGCCCTTCCGGGCAATGTGACTACCGACAAGGGCCTTTCTCTGCCAGAGAGACCAACCAAGGAGCACTGCGAGTGTCAGTGGAATGGATACGACCCAGAAGATCCAAAAGTCTTTGGACACTTCAATCGAGGCGTTGTCGGGTGCCGtgttgaagaactggctGCCAAAAATCGTCTGCAGGAGTGAGTTTCTGCTGGTTGGATGCAGGACGAGGCTGGGGAGTAGACTCACAGAGACCGTAGTTATGGGCAGAAAAACCAAGGTAACAAAGGCGATGGTAGCCATGGTGCTGCTGTCGGCTTGAATGAGCTCGTTCCCTTCCTGCGTGACTAGATGGAATGACTGCACCGTCGCAGGTCAGTCACCACGCCCTAGAGTTTAGGAGATGTGACGAGCAACGCACTAAAGCAATCACATTCTGCATCCGCCTATCCAGGCTGCGCAATCGCAACCTGACGGTCTGAAACTCCGCCTCGATCTGCGCCATCGTCCTGCGCGTCAGGTTACCAGCagccctttcttcttcggtggCGCTGGGAGATAGATCCTTGTGGTGGTGATGCAGGTTTTTGACTGTTTCCAGAGCCGCATCTGAGCTCTCTTGGAGGTAGATGATATGCTTCGAGATATTATGCAGCCCCGTAAAGGACTCCCTGTCGCGATGCAGACCGAGTGCTTTCTGTCCGGCATCAGGACCAAGTTTTCACCTTTGTCAGGGGAGAGAAAGGAACTTACCGATTCGATGCCCCCAAAGACCATCGACAAATTCCACACCGTCTCGTCCATCCTTGCCGAGAGCTGATGTagaaccaccaccagcaaacTCATCGGATCGTGTATGACCCCCTCCTTCACAGCCTCGCAGGACAATCTGGTCAGCCGATCGTAGACCATATTGGCCCCAAAATAGACCATTGTCAGGTTATGTCGATTTTCGGACCGAATGGGCCATCGCAGGAAAAAGCCCGCCCGTGTCCAGGTAAAGTCGCTCTGTCGAATCTGCGGTAGTGAATTACAGCTTTGATCTGAGATGACGGGCTCCGGGCCGGGACTCTGAGCGACTGTGATGTTCTTGCAGAGGTAGTCGAACCAGCAGCCTGTCGTCTAGGTTAGCATGGCCTCCTTTCTTACCAGGCCCGCCTAGGTTTGCCAGGATTAGGGGAGGCGCGGGGTGGGCGAACATCTATATCCATCCTCTGTGTCCAGCGAGCCAAACGAATGTGTCACCGCGCGAATCCCGCCCTCGAAGAACGCAGTAGGGATCTTGTAGTGC
It includes:
- a CDS encoding uncharacterized protein (transcript_id=CADANIAT00003697), with the translated sequence MSDSNSALVAGSSHRLAASSQEPLTSVLTLQTIQTPAPTVMATGLQSQKNVIRTVAVKFNEIPLPWTDNRPIEPPGLTYRDNTEHRHRDVLSRIEWHREDDRYLSSTDGRLKRLVVQATDDVRLGPRNGTWARTGIRKVTPIQLRIVYWVLKRHIEGKENGMSLEICLKWVPACLAIAVLLFIPADLGGEKRNNGLYEQFKYHFWGYSYIPSNPLEASTSSDPAITLADGINGITERPLRPRYLCFPAENGSVDIVRVADWEAQHGRDAVLEYIFISYTSAQFDGPDDWDYLHSVAKAAVRSAGVPAYWISCSCMPDPEEYSEDVYRISDIVRGSHSVVIIVGPPISNPSAEFNMKAMLQHWGERIWTFPEVLLSPNTHPLAIYMRAGNVANPTYLQKRNFPAVAWTDAPVSRQLVDHYEGSILLSPLELVTLALQCLSGRAHNTAPFFPGDLTYVLMGLLRRRPRVNRNHSAFQEFCRLSLANDSNRLLERLICLLPSRRKREDSWEWHDIDDTWSRNLWDITPLCQVDGVGEDDTVILGGGFAAPIRWKSFTPVNLLLRNTIKRMVFRVAVRAMPSVLVLGAFLLATSHSQGGSLAVVTALGWLLMGPAIITILLSPRLLAKLYIGKPWRAQPWLFGFEGYMPIGEIETNIFGTDLGRLKWAPYSSELSRHQNTEGECIGVDPMADSAVREIIIRARGSGYGEEKVFTLVDTNLMTVTLFSAVRPPVALVLCGSEGGMQRGLLCSYDWKSQTLYRESVLRVDTMVLEKMSRVERFKLGLRRPLGNTNEGTPSETYSDEQD
- a CDS encoding uncharacterized protein (transcript_id=CADANIAT00003698); the encoded protein is MDQVFNDPVALRPYIQDPTDPAVPNTQLEVLDWVDAHRVHSPRAYKLPISSTDLTRFLEPKWPLDGLPLLIEHYKIPTAFFEGGIRAVTHSFGSLDTEDGYRCCWFDYLCKNITVAQSPGPEPVISDQSCNSLPQIRQSDFTWTRAGFFLRWPIRSENRHNLTMVYFGANMVYDRLTRLSCEAVKEGVIHDPMSLLVVVLHQLSARMDETVWNLSMVFGGIESKALGLHRDRESFTGLHNISKHIIYLQESSDAALETVKNLHHHHKDLSPSATEEERAAGNLTRRTMAQIEAEFQTVRLRLRSLDRRMQNVIALSFHLVTQEGNELIQADSSTMATIAFVTLVFLPITTVSTIFGSQFFNTAPDNASIEVSKDFWIFWVVSIPLTLAVLLGWSLWQRKALVGSHIARKGISGPSNSSALHAAG